The following proteins are co-located in the Pyxicephalus adspersus chromosome Z, UCB_Pads_2.0, whole genome shotgun sequence genome:
- the APOM gene encoding apolipoprotein M (The sequence of the model RefSeq protein was modified relative to this genomic sequence to represent the inferred CDS: added 23 bases not found in genome assembly), translated as MLNTAWCYFLYLYGLFIDSLSVCDTKDRLSASHINRTQFPLQYMGRWHFLAAAAHPKSQDLEIFKVMDNAQFTVQESAQREKLEFTASIRVKDGSCVPRRWIYLLSEGSTELRTEGHSDRLTELFSCHCSDCIILKETDNSTNRLLLYSRSSQLEEGCMDEFKRKSNCEGYKDILLIPQTLEHCHLNN; from the exons ATGCTTAATACTGCTTGGTGTTATTTTCTCTACCTCTATGGACTTTTCATCGACTCCCTTTCCGTCTGTGACACCAAGGACCGTCTATCAGCGTCACACATCAATAGGACGCAG TTCCCATTGCAGTACATGGGGAGGTGGCACTTCTTAGCCGCAGCAGCACATCCAAAAAGCCAGGATCTGGAGATCTTCAAAGTCATGGATAACGCCCAGTTCACCGTCCAGGAAAGCGCCCAGAGAGAAAAACTGGAGTTCACAGCATCCATCAGAGT TAAGGATGGCTCATGCGTTCCGCGTAGGTGGATCTACCTGCTAAGTGAGGGCAGCACAGAACTCCGGACAGAAG GACATTCGGACAGACTGACTGAGCTGTTCTCCTGTCATTGCTCCGATTGCATTATCCTGAAGGAAACCGATAACAGCACCAACAGGCTCCTCCTTTACT CACGCTCCTCTCAGTTAGAAGAAGGCTGCATGGATGAATTTAAGCGCAAGTCAAACTGTGAAGGctacaaagatattttattaattcCTCAGACTCTAG